Proteins encoded by one window of Bacteroidota bacterium:
- a CDS encoding Fic family protein — MSELLYTINPDRNTPWNDLPLLPINEKLYQTIEIYEKLGEAKAALAKLHGRSAIILNQGLLINTISLQEAKISSAIENIFTTDDELYKAYSDGRNEINNPSKEVLRYKEALWTGFNYLKQKQLFDKEYLVKVFQEIKQTNDSIRPDFSNTTIKQGGTGPNAGQVVFTPPRGENIINQKLDNLINFLNDDIEFNIDHLLKLAICHYQFEAIHPFRDGNGRTGRILNIHYLTNKGLLDFPILFLSRYILDHKDDYYSSLRGISQGGNWKDWFLFILRAIEYTSNITFHKINDIVSTKDSILEYLRKDKRKFRNPEKLVELLFTQPFTKVNHLVNAKAYAENTARDYLNRLCELKVLEKREIEGHHYYLNLELYRILSE, encoded by the coding sequence ATGTCTGAATTGTTATACACCATCAATCCCGATAGAAATACGCCTTGGAATGATCTTCCGCTACTTCCAATAAATGAAAAGTTATATCAGACTATTGAGATATATGAAAAACTAGGAGAAGCAAAAGCAGCTCTAGCAAAATTACACGGAAGAAGTGCAATTATACTAAACCAGGGATTATTGATCAACACAATTAGCTTACAAGAAGCTAAGATTTCAAGTGCTATTGAAAATATTTTTACAACTGATGATGAGTTATATAAGGCCTATAGTGATGGGAGAAATGAAATTAACAACCCATCAAAAGAAGTACTTCGATATAAAGAAGCACTATGGACAGGATTTAATTATTTAAAACAAAAACAATTATTTGATAAGGAGTATCTGGTAAAAGTATTTCAAGAAATAAAACAAACTAATGATTCTATTCGCCCGGATTTTTCAAATACAACAATCAAACAAGGTGGTACAGGACCAAATGCTGGTCAAGTTGTATTTACTCCCCCCAGAGGAGAAAATATAATCAATCAAAAACTTGATAATCTAATAAATTTCCTCAATGATGATATTGAATTCAATATTGACCATCTATTGAAATTGGCTATCTGTCATTATCAATTTGAAGCAATTCATCCTTTCAGAGATGGAAATGGAAGAACTGGAAGGATTTTAAACATTCATTATTTAACTAATAAAGGATTACTGGATTTCCCTATTTTATTCTTGAGCAGATATATATTAGATCATAAAGATGATTATTATTCGAGTTTAAGAGGAATATCTCAAGGCGGGAACTGGAAAGATTGGTTTCTTTTTATACTAAGAGCAATTGAATATACATCCAACATTACATTTCATAAGATCAATGATATCGTCTCAACTAAAGATTCAATTCTAGAATATTTAAGAAAAGACAAAAGAAAATTCCGCAACCCTGAGAAACTTGTTGAACTTTTGTTTACCCAGCCTTTCACAAAGGTAAATCACCTTGTAAATGCTAAAGCTTATGCTGAAAATACTGCGAGAGACTACTTAAACAGATTGTGTGAATTAAAGGTTTTAGAGAAGAGGGAAA